Proteins from a genomic interval of Polaribacter sp. Q13:
- a CDS encoding bifunctional riboflavin kinase/FAD synthetase, producing the protein MNTIQNISNFSTSEKTYVTIGTFDGVHFGHQKIIDKLVLEAKKANRKSVLLTFFPHPRMVLQKDTTIELINTIEERAELLKKTGLDYLIIHPFSKEFSKMTALEFVRNVLVNKLNISKLIIGYDHHFGKNREGNIVQLTAYSHLYDFVVEEIPAQDIDDVSVSSTKVRSALAEGNIETANNYLGYNFMLSGTVVNGKKLGGKIGYPTANIDVKESYKLIPKTGVYVVKSTINDKTVFGVMNIGNRPTVDGTYQTIEVHYFDFNQDLYNQNLTIELLHFLRDENKFSSIDTLIVQIKKDEQTARDYIANNIK; encoded by the coding sequence TTGAATACAATTCAGAATATTTCTAATTTTTCTACTTCAGAAAAAACTTACGTAACCATTGGTACTTTTGATGGGGTACATTTTGGGCATCAAAAAATTATTGACAAGTTAGTTTTAGAGGCCAAAAAAGCGAATAGAAAATCTGTTTTACTTACTTTTTTTCCGCATCCTAGAATGGTATTACAAAAAGATACTACCATAGAATTGATTAATACAATTGAAGAGCGTGCAGAATTGCTAAAAAAAACAGGATTAGATTACTTAATTATTCATCCTTTTAGTAAAGAATTTTCTAAAATGACTGCACTTGAATTTGTGCGTAATGTTTTGGTAAATAAACTGAATATTTCTAAATTAATCATTGGCTACGATCATCATTTTGGAAAAAATAGAGAAGGTAACATTGTACAATTAACAGCATATAGCCATTTATATGATTTTGTTGTAGAAGAAATTCCGGCACAAGATATAGATGATGTTTCTGTGAGTTCTACCAAAGTAAGATCTGCTTTAGCGGAAGGAAATATAGAAACTGCTAACAATTATTTAGGCTACAATTTTATGCTTAGTGGTACTGTTGTAAACGGAAAAAAATTAGGTGGAAAAATTGGCTATCCAACAGCAAATATTGATGTAAAAGAATCTTATAAATTAATACCTAAAACGGGTGTTTACGTTGTAAAATCTACCATTAATGATAAAACCGTTTTTGGAGTGATGAATATTGGAAACAGACCAACGGTAGATGGAACTTACCAAACTATTGAAGTTCATTATTTTGATTTTAACCAAGATTTATACAACCAAAACTTAACCATAGAATTACTTCATTTTTTACGTGATGAAAATAAGTTTAGTTCCATTGATACCTTAATTGTTCAGATTAAGAAAGACGAACAAACTGCAAGGGATTATATAGCTAATAATATTAAGTAA
- the sufD gene encoding Fe-S cluster assembly protein SufD, whose product MELKEKLISSYVAFENGIDINSDVHEIRSKAFQNFEALGFPTKKLEEWKYTSLNSVLKQDYSIFPNKANNIELADVKQYFIHDIDTYKIVFVDGKYSSFLSETTHDTVDVCLMSAALTKPQYKATIENYFNKIAKQDNLTSLNTAFANEGAYINIPKNTEVKKPIQIINFTTGSEAATMLQPRNLIVVGENSHVQIIERHQSLTSNPVLTNAVTEIFADKRTFVDYYKIQNDDINASLVDNTFVEQKSNSVVSVHTFSFGGNITRNNLNFYQKGEYIDSILKGITIIEGKQHVDHCTLVHHIEPNCESHQDYKGIYDDRSTAVFNGKVIVNKEAQKTNAYQQNNNVLLSDKATINAKPQLEIFADDVKCSHGCTIGQLDEDALFYMQQRGIPKKEGKALLMFAFANTVLESVKIPEVKQRITKLIAEKLNVNIGFDL is encoded by the coding sequence ATGGAATTAAAAGAAAAATTAATATCATCATATGTAGCTTTTGAAAACGGAATTGACATTAATTCTGATGTTCATGAAATTCGTTCTAAAGCATTTCAAAATTTTGAAGCGTTAGGTTTTCCTACAAAAAAATTAGAAGAATGGAAATACACGTCTTTAAACTCAGTTTTAAAACAAGACTATAGTATTTTTCCTAATAAGGCGAATAATATTGAATTGGCTGATGTAAAACAGTATTTTATACATGATATAGACACCTATAAAATTGTTTTTGTTGATGGAAAATACAGCTCGTTTTTATCTGAAACAACGCATGATACTGTAGATGTTTGTTTAATGTCTGCCGCTTTAACAAAGCCACAATACAAAGCTACCATAGAAAATTACTTTAATAAAATAGCAAAACAAGACAATTTAACATCGTTAAATACAGCATTTGCAAACGAAGGAGCTTATATAAATATTCCTAAAAATACAGAGGTAAAAAAACCAATTCAAATTATCAATTTTACTACGGGATCAGAAGCAGCAACCATGCTACAACCTAGAAATTTAATTGTTGTTGGAGAGAATTCTCATGTTCAAATTATAGAACGTCATCAAAGTTTAACAAGCAACCCTGTTTTAACAAATGCGGTTACAGAAATTTTTGCTGATAAAAGAACTTTTGTAGATTATTATAAGATTCAGAATGATGATATTAACGCATCATTAGTAGATAATACTTTTGTAGAACAAAAGTCTAACAGTGTTGTTTCTGTGCATACTTTTTCTTTTGGAGGAAATATCACTAGAAATAATTTAAACTTTTATCAAAAGGGAGAATACATAGATTCTATTTTAAAAGGAATTACAATTATTGAAGGAAAACAACATGTAGATCATTGTACTTTGGTACATCATATAGAACCAAATTGCGAATCTCATCAAGATTACAAAGGAATTTATGATGATCGTTCTACAGCTGTTTTTAATGGTAAAGTAATTGTAAATAAAGAAGCACAGAAAACAAATGCTTATCAACAAAATAATAATGTATTATTAAGTGATAAAGCAACAATTAATGCAAAACCTCAACTAGAAATTTTTGCTGATGATGTAAAATGTTCTCATGGTTGTACTATTGGTCAATTAGATGAAGATGCTTTATTTTACATGCAACAACGTGGTATTCCTAAAAAAGAAGGGAAAGCATTATTAATGTTTGCTTTTGCAAATACGGTTTTAGAAAGCGTTAAAATACCAGAGGTAAAACAACGTATTACCAAATTAATTGCAGAGAAATTAAACGTAAATATCGGATTCGATCTTTAA
- the rpiB gene encoding ribose 5-phosphate isomerase B — protein MTIAIGNDHAGTEYKFEIIKHLEEKGYKILNFGTDTNDSMDYPDAIHPTANAVESGKAEMGIILCGSGNGAQMTANKHQGIRAALCWNNELVALTRQHNNANVLTIPARFVSLQQALGFVDIFLSTEFEGGRHGDRVNKISCAG, from the coding sequence ATGACAATTGCCATTGGTAACGATCACGCAGGTACAGAATACAAATTCGAAATTATAAAACATTTAGAAGAAAAAGGGTATAAAATTCTAAATTTTGGAACCGACACAAATGATTCTATGGATTATCCGGATGCAATACATCCAACAGCAAATGCTGTAGAAAGTGGTAAAGCAGAAATGGGAATTATTTTATGTGGTTCTGGTAACGGGGCACAAATGACCGCTAATAAACACCAAGGTATTAGAGCTGCCTTATGTTGGAATAATGAATTGGTTGCATTAACAAGACAACATAATAATGCTAATGTGCTTACAATTCCTGCACGTTTTGTGTCTTTACAACAAGCATTGGGTTTTGTAGATATTTTTCTTTCTACAGAATTTGAAGGTGGTAGACATGGAGATAGAGTAAATAAAATTTCTTGCGCTGGGTAA
- a CDS encoding TonB-dependent receptor, whose product MIKKIILLAFIVFSSVAMVGQTTVTGTVTDAKTGETIPGANIKISRKALGTTTDFDGQFVFNVSENPPFTLEISVLGFHVEKVEITKNNQKVMVNLLENETSLDEIVVSASRTPERIMESPVTIERMDSRAIKNTSAPSFYDGLENLKGVDVNTNSLTFKSVNTRGFATFSNTRFMQLVDGMDNSSPALNFALGNLLGMSELDVNTVELLPGASSALYGANAFNGIMFMTSKNPFDDQGISVSLKTGMTSQEAAGDNEFYDFNIRMAYAFSEKFAAKATLSYLKGEEWHATDYRNTKDGVYASGDRNSDRNYDGLNIYGDEVSTNLRGVAQTLEGLGILPAGASALVPNESISRTGYNERDLMAYEAKSVKFAGSLNYRPWGNDRLEIIWNSKFGIGNTIYQGTNRYNIKDFFMEQHKLELKGKNFFVRGYVTNEDAGNSYDTRFAAININREWKDDNTWFGQYAGAFVQGTLAGLNADQAHAIARQTAETGRLLPGTAGFEAAFDKVTSDPDLATGAKFQDNTKYYHADGNLNLQDYIDWAEFQVGGSYRLYSLNSNGSIFTDYDGPIEYNEYGVYTQAQKKFLEEDRLKVTASIRYDKAQNFEGNFSPRVSFAYAGGEHKNQNFRASFQTGFRNPTTQDQYIGLNAGRAYLVGSAPDNLDRYTTQPLIVSGTGQNFTGSGTTTVSGRSAYENAFSATSVQNFAAGKIAAPTAANVALVKPERVTAFEVGYRGLVNTGDTNKITVDLSVYYNQYEDFIANKNVVVPFYGDVAMTQTAPVGPGGAAVPLSLVALGSGDFVAFQTYTNSAADISSYGATIGLNTKIFNDFNLGLNYTFAKFDFDQASDPDFEAGFNTPEHKVKLQFGKRELFKNFGFNINARWQDKYRWESTFLDATIASRTVLDAQINYSVPSWKSVFKLGGANLTGKEYLSAPGVGAIGSQYYISWTINN is encoded by the coding sequence ATGATAAAAAAAATTATACTTCTTGCGTTTATAGTTTTTAGTAGTGTAGCAATGGTTGGTCAAACCACGGTTACAGGTACTGTTACAGATGCTAAAACAGGAGAAACAATTCCTGGTGCAAACATTAAGATTTCTAGAAAAGCTTTAGGAACAACCACAGATTTTGATGGTCAGTTTGTATTTAATGTTTCAGAAAACCCGCCTTTTACTTTAGAAATTTCTGTTTTAGGATTTCATGTAGAAAAGGTAGAAATTACAAAAAACAACCAAAAAGTAATGGTTAATTTATTAGAGAATGAAACCTCTCTAGATGAAATAGTAGTTTCTGCTTCTAGAACTCCAGAACGAATTATGGAGTCTCCAGTTACCATTGAAAGAATGGATAGTAGAGCTATCAAAAACACTTCTGCACCTTCTTTTTATGACGGTTTAGAAAATTTAAAAGGAGTTGATGTAAATACCAATAGTTTAACGTTTAAATCTGTAAACACACGTGGTTTTGCAACCTTTTCAAACACTCGTTTTATGCAGTTGGTAGACGGTATGGATAATTCTTCGCCAGCATTAAATTTTGCATTGGGTAATTTATTAGGAATGTCTGAATTAGATGTAAACACTGTAGAGTTATTACCAGGAGCTTCTTCTGCATTATACGGTGCAAATGCCTTTAATGGTATTATGTTTATGACAAGTAAAAACCCTTTTGATGATCAAGGAATTAGTGTTTCTTTAAAAACAGGAATGACAAGTCAAGAGGCTGCAGGAGACAATGAATTTTATGATTTTAACATTAGAATGGCCTATGCTTTTTCTGAAAAATTTGCAGCAAAAGCTACTTTATCTTATTTAAAAGGAGAAGAATGGCATGCAACAGATTATAGAAATACAAAAGATGGAGTGTATGCTTCTGGAGATAGAAATTCTGATAGAAACTATGATGGTTTAAATATTTATGGAGATGAGGTTTCTACAAACTTAAGAGGGGTTGCACAAACTTTAGAAGGTTTAGGTATTTTACCAGCAGGAGCATCTGCACTAGTGCCTAATGAAAGTATAAGTAGAACTGGATATAATGAAAGAGATTTAATGGCTTACGAAGCAAAAAGTGTAAAATTTGCTGGGTCTTTAAATTATCGCCCTTGGGGTAATGATCGTTTAGAAATTATATGGAATTCTAAATTTGGTATTGGTAATACCATCTATCAAGGTACCAATAGATACAATATTAAAGACTTCTTTATGGAGCAGCATAAATTAGAATTGAAAGGTAAAAATTTCTTTGTTAGAGGATATGTAACAAATGAAGATGCGGGTAATTCTTATGATACCCGTTTTGCTGCTATTAATATTAATAGAGAATGGAAAGATGATAATACTTGGTTTGGGCAATATGCAGGAGCCTTTGTACAAGGAACCTTAGCAGGTTTAAATGCAGATCAAGCACATGCAATTGCAAGACAAACGGCAGAAACAGGAAGGCTACTTCCTGGTACAGCTGGTTTTGAAGCTGCTTTTGATAAAGTAACCTCAGATCCAGATTTAGCTACAGGAGCCAAATTTCAAGATAATACAAAATATTACCATGCAGATGGTAACCTTAATTTACAAGATTATATAGATTGGGCAGAGTTTCAAGTAGGAGGTTCTTACAGATTGTATTCTTTAAATTCTAACGGAAGTATTTTTACAGATTATGATGGTCCAATAGAATATAATGAATATGGTGTATACACACAGGCACAAAAGAAATTTTTAGAAGAAGACCGTTTAAAAGTAACCGCTTCTATTCGTTATGACAAAGCACAAAATTTTGAAGGTAACTTCTCTCCAAGAGTTTCATTTGCCTATGCTGGTGGGGAACATAAAAATCAAAACTTTAGAGCTTCTTTTCAAACAGGTTTTAGAAACCCAACAACACAAGACCAATACATTGGTTTAAATGCAGGAAGAGCTTATTTAGTGGGTTCTGCACCAGATAATTTAGATAGATATACTACACAGCCATTAATTGTTAGTGGAACAGGACAAAACTTTACAGGTTCTGGTACTACTACTGTGTCAGGTAGATCTGCATATGAAAATGCCTTTTCTGCAACCTCTGTTCAAAATTTTGCTGCAGGTAAAATTGCAGCTCCAACCGCTGCAAATGTTGCTTTGGTAAAACCAGAAAGAGTAACTGCTTTTGAAGTTGGTTATAGAGGTTTGGTAAATACAGGTGATACTAATAAAATTACCGTAGATTTAAGTGTGTATTACAATCAATATGAAGATTTTATAGCAAATAAAAATGTGGTAGTTCCTTTTTATGGAGATGTTGCTATGACACAAACAGCACCAGTAGGACCGGGTGGAGCTGCTGTTCCGTTGTCTTTAGTTGCTTTAGGTAGTGGAGATTTTGTAGCATTTCAAACGTATACAAACTCTGCGGCAGACATAAGCTCTTACGGAGCAACTATTGGTTTAAATACTAAGATTTTTAATGACTTTAACTTAGGCTTAAACTATACGTTTGCTAAATTTGATTTTGACCAAGCTTCTGATCCAGATTTTGAAGCAGGATTTAATACTCCAGAGCATAAAGTAAAATTACAATTTGGTAAAAGAGAATTGTTTAAAAACTTTGGTTTTAATATCAATGCAAGGTGGCAAGATAAATATAGATGGGAATCTACTTTCTTAGATGCAACAATTGCTTCTAGAACAGTGTTAGATGCACAAATTAACTACAGCGTTCCTTCTTGGAAATCTGTATTTAAATTAGGAGGAGCAAACTTAACAGGTAAAGAATATTTAAGTGCGCCAGGTGTTGGTGCAATTGGTTCTCAGTACTACATTTCTTGGACAATTAATAACTAA
- a CDS encoding G-D-S-L family lipolytic protein produces the protein MKNYKYIGLFLLTLGFTSCDVNNELDEIAAESVPEVQLNVNGLDLSKYVSLGASFTAGYTDGALFKASQENSFPNILATKFKAAGGGDFNQPLMNDNTGGMIIPVPGIDDLSYRLIFNGATPERLNEFLTGLGAPVPTITTNAGESLAADGSIFTNVGVPGAKSTHIDYNGYASLNPYFGRMANSPSVSMLEYAIAQNPTFFTLSEIGGNDVLGYATSGGDGTDPITPIATFNFVFNDMVNQLTAVCPEGVITNVPYITDLPHFTTVPFNPLDPNDKDTGAALKAQIPTLNTVYGGINRVFTALGETDRIIEFSLENTNPVVIKDESLTDVSAQITGGLLSSSTFVPFVQQFGLTKEAAPLVASLFGQYYGQARPATAKDLIVLSSSGIIGKVNTTSLQFLMSKGLPQALAGQFSAEGVTLPLADKWVLTPEEQLEIKTATDGYNVTIASVASAKGLAFVDLNAILNEASTSGVLFDNYTMTSNLVTGGLISLDGVHLTTRGYALMANKILAAIDTKYGSNFMTATNGLAKAGEYPTNYSPSLQ, from the coding sequence ATGAAGAATTATAAATATATAGGATTGTTTCTTTTAACACTTGGTTTTACATCTTGTGATGTAAATAATGAGTTAGATGAAATTGCAGCAGAATCTGTACCAGAAGTTCAATTAAATGTAAATGGTTTAGATTTATCTAAATATGTTTCTCTTGGAGCTTCTTTTACAGCAGGTTATACAGACGGAGCTTTATTTAAAGCGTCACAAGAAAACTCTTTTCCAAATATCTTAGCAACTAAATTTAAAGCTGCCGGAGGAGGAGATTTTAATCAACCTTTAATGAATGATAATACCGGTGGTATGATAATTCCAGTTCCTGGAATTGATGATTTATCATATCGATTAATTTTTAATGGAGCAACTCCAGAAAGGTTAAATGAATTTTTAACAGGTTTAGGAGCACCAGTTCCAACAATAACTACAAATGCAGGAGAAAGTTTGGCTGCAGACGGTAGTATTTTTACAAATGTTGGAGTGCCAGGAGCAAAAAGTACACATATAGATTATAATGGTTATGCAAGTTTAAACCCATATTTTGGACGAATGGCTAATTCCCCATCCGTTTCTATGTTAGAATATGCAATTGCACAAAACCCAACATTTTTTACATTATCAGAAATTGGAGGAAATGATGTTTTAGGGTATGCTACTTCTGGAGGAGATGGAACAGACCCAATTACACCAATAGCAACTTTCAATTTTGTTTTTAATGATATGGTAAATCAATTAACAGCCGTTTGTCCTGAAGGAGTTATTACCAATGTGCCTTATATTACAGATTTACCTCATTTTACAACGGTACCTTTTAATCCTTTAGATCCTAATGATAAAGATACAGGGGCGGCTCTTAAAGCTCAAATACCTACATTAAACACTGTTTACGGAGGTATAAATAGAGTTTTTACAGCTTTAGGTGAGACAGATAGAATTATTGAATTTTCTTTAGAAAATACAAATCCAGTTGTAATAAAAGATGAAAGTTTAACAGATGTTTCTGCTCAAATTACTGGAGGATTACTATCTAGCTCTACTTTTGTTCCTTTTGTTCAGCAATTCGGACTTACTAAGGAAGCTGCTCCATTAGTTGCTTCTTTATTTGGTCAATATTATGGACAAGCAAGACCTGCAACTGCAAAAGATTTAATAGTGTTATCTAGTAGTGGAATAATAGGTAAAGTAAATACTACTTCTTTACAATTTTTAATGAGTAAAGGGTTGCCACAAGCTTTAGCTGGTCAGTTTTCTGCAGAAGGAGTAACACTTCCGTTAGCAGATAAATGGGTGTTAACACCAGAAGAGCAATTAGAAATTAAAACGGCTACAGATGGCTATAATGTTACAATTGCTAGTGTTGCTAGTGCAAAAGGATTAGCTTTTGTAGATTTAAATGCTATTTTAAATGAAGCTTCAACAAGCGGAGTTCTATTTGACAATTATACAATGACTTCAAATTTAGTTACGGGTGGTTTAATAAGTTTAGATGGAGTTCATTTAACAACAAGAGGATATGCATTAATGGCTAATAAAATTTTAGCGGCTATAGACACAAAATATGGTTCTAATTTTATGACAGCTACAAATGGTTTAGCAAAAGCAGGAGAGTATCCTACAAACTATTCGCCATCATTACAATAA
- a CDS encoding serine hydrolase, producing MKIFKRILLLVLILFLVTVIYNYPKLNMLSGYSAKNIASSVYVANRTLEFTDKTDNDFSPVNLASDKIDLENKTATSSAFGLLTRKAVYRKGLGAVLTLEEGDETADYLVPKRSKSDNSTPYPYGNAPQKDTIFKNVDYDKIDESVEFLFDSINKTRAVVVIYKDQIISEKYADGFHKDSKLLGWSMTKSLLSTVYGVLEHQGKLNVKDKAPVASWQNDERKNITISNLLQMNSGLEWDENYEEISDATKMLFLERDMTKMQENKPLVGTPNESWNYSSGTTNLLSGILRTQFKTHQEYLDFWYTDFIDKIGMSSMVLEADLSGNYVGSSYSWATARDWGKFGLLYLKNGNWNGEQLFTKEWVAYITTPTPTSNGTYGAQFWLNAENHFKDVPKNMYYADGFQGQRVYVLPDQDMVIVRFGLKNFDENTFLKGVISSIE from the coding sequence ATGAAAATTTTTAAACGAATTCTACTTTTAGTATTGATACTTTTTTTAGTTACGGTAATTTATAATTATCCAAAGTTGAATATGTTATCGGGTTATTCCGCTAAAAACATTGCTTCTTCTGTTTATGTGGCTAACAGAACTTTAGAATTTACCGATAAAACGGACAATGATTTTTCTCCAGTTAATTTGGCTTCAGATAAAATAGATTTAGAAAATAAAACGGCAACGTCTTCTGCTTTTGGCTTATTAACTAGAAAAGCTGTTTATAGAAAAGGTTTAGGAGCCGTATTAACTTTAGAGGAAGGTGATGAAACTGCAGATTATTTAGTGCCTAAAAGATCAAAATCAGATAATAGTACACCTTATCCCTATGGAAATGCACCACAAAAAGATACTATTTTTAAAAATGTAGATTATGATAAAATAGATGAATCTGTTGAATTTTTGTTTGATTCAATAAATAAAACAAGAGCGGTTGTAGTTATTTATAAAGATCAAATTATATCAGAAAAATATGCAGATGGGTTTCATAAAGACTCAAAATTATTGGGTTGGTCTATGACAAAGAGTTTATTAAGCACTGTTTATGGAGTTTTAGAACATCAAGGAAAATTGAATGTAAAAGACAAAGCTCCTGTTGCATCTTGGCAGAATGATGAGCGTAAAAATATTACCATCAGTAATTTATTGCAAATGAATTCTGGTTTAGAATGGGATGAAAATTATGAAGAAATTTCAGATGCTACTAAAATGCTATTTCTAGAAAGAGACATGACCAAAATGCAAGAAAATAAGCCTTTAGTTGGTACTCCAAACGAAAGTTGGAATTACTCTTCTGGAACCACCAATTTATTATCCGGAATTTTAAGAACGCAGTTTAAAACCCATCAAGAATATTTAGATTTTTGGTATACTGACTTTATTGATAAAATAGGGATGAGTTCTATGGTCTTAGAAGCCGATTTAAGCGGGAATTACGTAGGTTCTTCATATTCTTGGGCAACTGCTAGAGATTGGGGTAAATTTGGGCTTTTATACCTTAAAAACGGAAATTGGAACGGAGAACAATTGTTTACCAAAGAATGGGTAGCTTATATAACGACGCCAACACCAACATCTAATGGAACCTATGGAGCGCAGTTTTGGCTAAATGCAGAAAACCATTTTAAAGATGTACCTAAAAACATGTATTATGCAGATGGTTTTCAAGGACAACGTGTATATGTTTTACCAGATCAAGACATGGTAATTGTTCGTTTTGGTTTGAAAAATTTTGATGAAAATACTTTTTTGAAAGGTGTTATTTCTTCTATTGAATAA
- a CDS encoding GNAT family N-acetyltransferase, whose protein sequence is MDFKIKSFSELNTTELYSILQLRSEVFVVEQDCVYQDVDFKDQKALHVFGLKDHKIVAYTRIFKPGDYFKNASIGRVVVAASERKYGFGHDLLKASIKAIKDDFKVDKITISAQKYLKKFYETHQFIQVGEEYLEDGIPHIRMDRK, encoded by the coding sequence ATGGATTTCAAAATAAAATCTTTTTCAGAATTAAATACTACAGAATTGTATAGTATACTTCAATTACGATCGGAAGTTTTTGTGGTAGAACAAGATTGTGTATACCAAGATGTAGATTTTAAAGATCAAAAAGCACTACATGTTTTTGGTTTAAAAGATCATAAAATTGTGGCGTATACACGTATTTTTAAACCAGGAGATTATTTTAAAAATGCCAGTATTGGTAGGGTAGTAGTAGCAGCTTCAGAAAGAAAATATGGTTTTGGACACGATTTATTAAAAGCTTCTATTAAAGCTATTAAAGATGATTTTAAAGTGGATAAAATTACAATTTCTGCTCAAAAATATTTAAAGAAATTCTATGAAACGCATCAATTTATTCAAGTAGGTGAGGAGTACTTAGAAGATGGTATTCCGCATATTAGAATGGATAGAAAATAA
- a CDS encoding cysteine desulfurase yields MINVDKIREDFPILKRMVHGKPLVYFDNAATSQTPQIVIDTIVDYYSNYNANIHRGVHTLSQEATDKYEQARIKIQKHFNAKEAYEIILTSGTTDSINRVAAGFASLLNTGDEIIVSALEHHSNIVPWQMLCEKTGAILKVIPMLEDGSLNMEAYHNLLNEKTKLVFCNHVSNALGTVNPIEEIITAAHKVNAAVLIDGAQSTPHIKPDVQALNVDFYVASAHKLCGPTGVGMLYGKQEWLEKLPPYQGGGEMIATVTFEKTTYAGLPHKFEAGTPNICGGIAFGAAIDYMNAVGFDNIAEYESELLAYGTQELLKIEGLKIYGTTKDKTAVISFNVNDIHPYDIGSILDKLGIAVRTGHHCAQPIMDFYKIPGTIRASFSFYNTKEEIDVLVAGVKRAVMMLS; encoded by the coding sequence ATGATAAATGTTGATAAAATTAGAGAAGATTTTCCAATTCTAAAAAGAATGGTTCACGGAAAGCCTTTGGTATATTTTGATAATGCTGCCACTTCACAAACACCACAAATTGTTATTGATACCATTGTAGATTATTATAGCAATTACAATGCTAATATTCACAGAGGTGTGCACACTTTAAGTCAAGAAGCTACAGATAAATATGAACAAGCACGTATTAAAATTCAGAAACATTTTAATGCAAAAGAAGCATATGAAATTATATTAACTTCTGGTACAACAGACAGTATTAATAGAGTTGCTGCTGGTTTTGCATCACTTTTAAATACAGGTGATGAAATAATTGTTTCTGCCTTAGAACATCATTCTAATATAGTGCCTTGGCAAATGTTGTGCGAAAAAACAGGCGCAATTTTAAAGGTAATTCCGATGTTAGAAGACGGTTCTTTAAACATGGAAGCGTATCATAATTTATTGAATGAGAAAACAAAATTAGTTTTTTGTAACCACGTTTCAAATGCCTTAGGAACGGTAAACCCTATTGAAGAAATTATTACTGCAGCACATAAAGTAAATGCGGCTGTTTTAATTGATGGAGCTCAGTCTACACCTCATATTAAGCCAGATGTACAGGCTTTAAATGTTGATTTTTATGTGGCTTCTGCTCATAAATTATGTGGCCCAACAGGAGTTGGAATGTTATATGGTAAACAAGAATGGTTAGAAAAACTACCTCCTTATCAAGGTGGTGGAGAAATGATTGCTACCGTTACTTTTGAGAAAACTACCTACGCAGGTTTGCCTCATAAATTTGAAGCAGGAACGCCAAATATTTGTGGAGGAATCGCTTTTGGAGCAGCAATAGATTATATGAATGCAGTTGGTTTTGATAATATTGCTGAATATGAAAGTGAGCTTTTAGCCTACGGAACGCAAGAACTTTTAAAAATTGAAGGCTTAAAAATTTACGGAACTACAAAAGACAAAACAGCTGTTATTTCTTTTAATGTGAATGATATTCATCCTTATGATATTGGTTCTATATTAGATAAATTAGGTATTGCTGTAAGAACCGGTCATCATTGCGCACAACCTATTATGGATTTTTATAAAATACCAGGAACTATAAGAGCTTCTTTCTCTTTCTACAATACAAAAGAAGAAATAGATGTTTTAGTTGCAGGAGTAAAAAGAGCAGTAATGATGTTATCATAA